The genomic region CGTCCGGGCCGTGGTCCCACTCGTCATCGGCACCTTCGTCTGTTACCTCGCCGCCACGGCCTTCGACGACTTCTTCGACCTCGACACGGTGCGCGCTCTCGATTCGGAGATGTCGGCAGAGGTGGCCGCGATGCCACTGCCGGAGCAGCTCGGTGCAATGGCGACCCTCTGTGAGGGTGCGGTCAGCCCGGCCTTCTTCCAACAGGTTGTCGCGGTCATCCCGCTGCTGCTGCTCACTCTGGGCGTGGAGTTCAACTTCTTCCGACGCGCACTCGTCGAGCCCGCTCAGCGGGCCGCCGCTGCGGCGACCGTGACGGTCATGTCGGTTGGCCTGGTTCTCGCACTGTCCACACTGCCGTGGGCCGGCACGGGTTGTGGTGGGGTGCTCGGTTATTGGCACGAGTTTCTGACCTTTGTGATCTCGGTACAGGGTGTTGCCACGGGGCTGGCCACACTCGTGTGGCTTCTCGTGATGAGCAGCCCTGATCAACGCGGCACCGAGGGGGCCGACGATGCCTGAATCCGCAGCACCCCCACGCGCTGATCGCGCGGTGTTCGGCGTGGTCTTCCTCATGCTGTTCGCGTTCTCCTACAGCGAGCAGCTCGTCTCGGAGCTGTTCCCGTCCAGCGGCGACGACGGACACATGGCCTGGCGGATCACGGTGATCGCCGTCGACGCCGTGGTGCTGGGAGTGGTCGGCATGATGAAGCGCGCAGTCACCCGGGCAGACGGTGATGTGCCACGGCTGTGGGGTTGGTGGTGGACCGGCGTCGTCATCCTCATCGGCGTCGACGCACTACGGCTCATCAACCTGGAATCGATTCGCGTCGACGTGCTGACCGCCACCGTCTACGCCGCGGCGATGGGCGCCACGATGGCGGTGTCGCTGAACGCCGATCCGCTCACGCTGTTCAGCAGCGCCCGGCGGGTGGCATTGCCGGTCGACTGGGCGCGGGTCCGCGCGATCGTCCCACTGGTGGTGGGGGCTTGGCTCTGTTACCTCGCAGCGAGCGCATACGTCGACTTCTTCGATGTCGACACCGCACGTGCGCTCGATCCGGCGATCGAGGCGCAGGTGTCGGATCTTACGGTGTCAGAACAGATGTCGGTGCTGTCACAGCTGTGCCAGGGTGCGATCAGCCCGGTGTTCTTTCAGCAGGTCGTCGGGGTGATACCGGTGCTGCTGCTGGCTCTTGGTGTGGAGTTCAACTACTTTCGCCGGACGTTGACCGATGCTGCCCAACGCGCGGTGACCGCAGCCACCGTGACGGTGTTGGCCGCCGGTCTGGTCGGGGCGCTGTCGACTCTTCCGTGGGACGGCCAGGGCTGCGGCGACGTGCTGTCAGGCTGGCACGAGTACTTCGCGTTTCTCCTAGCAGTCCAGGCGGTTTTCACCGGGCTGGCGACCCTGGTTTGGTTGCTGGTTGCCAGCACACCCGATGATGCCGCGGGTACTGGCCCAGTGAATCGGGATGCCGAGGCCGGAGGCTAGGCGGGCGCCAGACGTCCGGCGGCTTGCCCGTCGACTACTTTTCATCGAAGAGCCGCAGTTCAGATGGCTCCCGCAAGAGGTCTTCCAAGATTCTGTTGCCCTCGGTGTTGTACGGCTGGCGCATGTGCTCGTCCCAGGCTGCTCGCGACCGGAACATCTCCAGCATCACCCAGGAGTCCGGGTCATCCTGCGGTTGAACGAGATGCATGAAGACGCAGCCCGGCTCCTCAAGTGTGTTACGCCGCATCGACTGCAGCTGCGCCTCCGCCTCGGCCATCCGGTCGAGTCGCGGCTTGATCGTGACAACCAAGAACAA from Mycolicibacterium sp. YH-1 harbors:
- a CDS encoding putative quinol monooxygenase, whose protein sequence is MSGGPLFLVVTIKPRLDRMAEAEAQLQSMRRNTLEEPGCVFMHLVQPQDDPDSWVMLEMFRSRAAWDEHMRQPYNTEGNRILEDLLREPSELRLFDEK